One stretch of Kiritimatiellaceae bacterium DNA includes these proteins:
- a CDS encoding ChbG/HpnK family deacetylase produces the protein MIICADDFGMTIDINRATAELARAGKISAVSCMVNMPFFTADQISELGSAQLGLHFTLAETPPEFRCLVLRAYTRQLVQREIYNELSMQYERFEEITGRRPDFIDGHLHVQQLPVIRDAVIGFIQNRCAGNLPFVRNAAMPLRQCSLKSFFIAAPGCVLKFKLRKAGIPTNDGFGGIYNYADFVRYPQHLEKFLRTVQEPGIIMVHPGLDELWRRAEYDALVSSVWKK, from the coding sequence ATGATTATTTGTGCCGACGACTTCGGAATGACGATAGACATTAACCGCGCCACGGCGGAATTGGCCCGTGCCGGAAAAATCAGCGCAGTTTCCTGCATGGTCAATATGCCGTTTTTTACGGCTGATCAAATCTCTGAACTCGGTTCGGCGCAGCTTGGTTTGCATTTTACACTGGCAGAAACTCCGCCGGAGTTTCGCTGTCTTGTGCTCCGGGCTTACACTCGGCAACTTGTTCAGAGGGAGATTTACAACGAGCTTTCGATGCAATACGAGCGGTTCGAAGAAATCACGGGGCGTCGCCCGGATTTCATCGACGGCCATTTGCATGTTCAGCAGCTGCCGGTCATTCGCGATGCGGTGATCGGGTTTATTCAAAACCGCTGTGCGGGTAACCTGCCGTTCGTACGTAATGCGGCGATGCCGTTGAGACAGTGCTCGCTAAAAAGTTTTTTCATCGCCGCGCCGGGCTGCGTACTGAAGTTCAAATTGAGAAAGGCAGGGATTCCAACCAACGACGGCTTTGGCGGAATTTATAACTACGCCGATTTCGTGCGCTACCCGCAACACCTTGAAAAATTTCTCCGCACCGTTCAAGAGCCTGGAATTATCATGGTGCATCCGGGTCTCGACGAACTCTGGCGCCGCGCCGAGTACGACGCGCTTGTTTCCAGTGTATGGAAAAAATAA
- a CDS encoding redoxin domain-containing protein → MLKIGKQVPDFEMDAFHNEEIKKIKLSDYKGKWVVVIFYPADFTFVCPTELKEAATLYPKFQKAGAEVISVSTDTAFAHKAWHDTSDAIKIVKYPMGADPTGNISRAFGTYIEESGLALRGTFIIDPDGVLKTVEMHDLGIGRSAVEALRKLEAAKFVREHGDQVCPAAWQPGDETLTPGLDLIGKI, encoded by the coding sequence ATGTTAAAAATAGGAAAACAGGTGCCCGACTTCGAAATGGATGCCTTCCATAACGAGGAAATCAAAAAAATCAAACTCTCGGACTACAAAGGCAAGTGGGTCGTAGTGATTTTCTACCCAGCCGACTTCACCTTCGTCTGTCCGACTGAACTCAAAGAAGCCGCTACTCTCTACCCTAAATTCCAGAAAGCGGGCGCGGAAGTCATCAGCGTCAGCACCGACACCGCCTTTGCCCATAAAGCATGGCATGACACGTCCGATGCCATCAAAATAGTCAAATACCCAATGGGGGCCGATCCGACAGGCAATATCAGTCGCGCTTTCGGCACCTACATCGAAGAAAGCGGCCTTGCTCTGCGAGGCACGTTCATCATAGATCCAGACGGTGTACTGAAAACCGTTGAAATGCACGATCTCGGCATCGGCCGCAGCGCGGTTGAAGCCTTGCGGAAACTCGAAGCTGCCAAATTCGTCCGCGAACACGGGGATCAGGTCTGCCCAGCGGCGTGGCAGCCCGGTGACGAGACACTCACTCCAGGCCTCGACCTCATCGGAAAAATCTAA
- the tuf gene encoding elongation factor Tu: MAKDKFERTKPHVNVGTIGHVDHGKTTLTASITCVQGAKGLASYIAYDQVAKASESQGRRDPTKILTIATSHVEYSTANRHYAHVDCPGHADYVKNMITGAAQMDGAILVVSACDGPMPQTREHILLARQVGVPAIVVFMNKCDLVDDAELLDLVEMEIRELLCKYEFPGDDIPVIRGSATGAIADPSGPGAACIQELMDALDNYIKEPVRVTDQAFLLPIEDVFSIEGRGTVVTGRVERGIVHTGDDVEIVGLKPTVKTTCTGVEMFRKILDQGQAGDNVGCLLRSTKKEDVERGQVLAKPGSILPHTDFKAEVYVLSKDEGGRHTPFFKGYRPQFYFRTTDVTGDITLPEGVEMVMPGDNVTMNVALITPIAMEQHMRFAIREGGRTVGAGRVTEVIK; this comes from the coding sequence ATGGCTAAAGATAAATTCGAACGGACAAAACCGCACGTGAACGTGGGCACGATCGGCCACGTTGACCATGGTAAAACAACGCTGACGGCATCCATCACCTGCGTGCAGGGCGCCAAAGGCCTCGCAAGCTACATTGCATATGACCAGGTTGCTAAAGCTTCCGAGTCACAGGGCCGCCGCGACCCGACCAAAATTTTGACGATTGCCACCTCGCACGTCGAATATTCCACGGCCAATCGACATTATGCACACGTTGACTGCCCCGGCCATGCCGACTACGTCAAGAACATGATTACCGGTGCCGCTCAGATGGACGGCGCGATTCTGGTGGTCAGCGCCTGCGACGGACCGATGCCGCAGACCCGTGAGCACATTCTTCTCGCCCGTCAGGTCGGTGTTCCGGCCATCGTGGTGTTCATGAACAAGTGCGACCTCGTGGACGATGCTGAACTGCTCGACCTCGTCGAAATGGAAATCCGCGAACTTCTCTGTAAGTACGAATTCCCCGGTGACGACATTCCGGTGATTCGCGGTTCTGCAACGGGCGCGATCGCTGATCCATCCGGCCCGGGTGCTGCCTGCATTCAGGAGCTGATGGACGCTCTCGACAACTACATCAAGGAGCCGGTGCGTGTTACCGACCAGGCTTTTCTGCTCCCGATCGAAGACGTGTTCTCGATTGAAGGTCGCGGCACTGTGGTGACTGGTCGTGTCGAACGCGGTATTGTTCATACCGGTGATGACGTTGAAATCGTTGGTTTGAAGCCGACCGTTAAAACGACCTGTACCGGCGTTGAAATGTTCCGTAAAATTTTGGATCAGGGGCAGGCTGGCGACAACGTAGGTTGTTTGCTTCGCAGCACCAAGAAAGAAGATGTCGAGCGCGGTCAGGTTTTGGCCAAGCCGGGTTCTATTCTGCCGCACACGGACTTCAAAGCCGAAGTGTACGTTTTGAGCAAAGACGAAGGCGGACGTCATACTCCGTTCTTTAAAGGCTATCGTCCGCAGTTCTACTTCCGCACAACGGACGTGACTGGCGACATCACCCTGCCGGAAGGCGTGGAAATGGTTATGCCCGGCGACAATGTGACAATGAATGTTGCGCTGATCACTCCGATCGCCATGGAACAGCACATGCGCTTTGCGATTCGTGAAGGCGGACGTACTGTCGGTGCCGGACGTGTAACCGAAGTGATTAAGTAA
- the rpmG gene encoding 50S ribosomal protein L33 has product MRDIITLACTECKRRNYTTTKNKKLSTGRLEVKKFCPHDRSHTVHKETK; this is encoded by the coding sequence ATGCGCGATATTATTACACTGGCTTGCACGGAATGTAAGCGGCGGAACTACACGACGACAAAGAACAAAAAACTTTCGACGGGTCGGCTTGAGGTAAAGAAATTCTGCCCGCACGATCGCAGTCACACGGTGCATAAGGAAACCAAGTAG
- the secE gene encoding preprotein translocase subunit SecE produces MKKIVELFNALKTFLSEVKIELKKCVWPTRQELFGSTMVVVISVLILGVFVGLSDTVLMGLLRTVLR; encoded by the coding sequence ATGAAAAAAATAGTCGAACTGTTCAATGCACTGAAGACGTTTCTAAGCGAGGTGAAGATCGAGCTGAAGAAATGTGTCTGGCCGACGAGGCAGGAGCTTTTCGGATCGACGATGGTTGTGGTGATTTCGGTTTTGATTCTCGGTGTCTTTGTCGGGTTGAGTGATACGGTTCTGATGGGCCTGTTGCGGACGGTTCTTCGGTAA
- the nusG gene encoding transcription termination/antitermination protein NusG, with protein sequence MEKQWFVLHTLSGHEYKVQNSIVSRVKQEELGEFIGEVLIPTEKVSEVKQGKKTTVSRKFFPGYVLANLALYGEKKNLVEETWYFIQNTPGVIGFVGGESPVPLRADEVDRIINQVEEKKETVTPKINFEPGETIKITDGPFLNFNGVIEEVDPGRGKLKVSVSIFGRSAPVELEYWQADKA encoded by the coding sequence ATGGAAAAACAGTGGTTTGTTTTACATACGCTCTCCGGGCACGAATATAAGGTGCAGAATAGCATCGTTAGCCGGGTAAAGCAGGAAGAGCTGGGAGAATTTATCGGCGAAGTTCTGATTCCAACCGAAAAAGTTTCGGAAGTGAAGCAGGGCAAAAAGACGACGGTCTCTCGCAAGTTTTTCCCCGGCTATGTGCTGGCCAATCTGGCGCTGTATGGCGAAAAAAAGAATTTGGTAGAGGAAACCTGGTATTTTATTCAGAACACTCCCGGTGTGATCGGTTTTGTCGGAGGAGAATCTCCGGTGCCGTTGCGCGCTGACGAAGTGGATCGGATTATCAATCAGGTGGAAGAGAAGAAGGAAACGGTTACGCCCAAGATCAATTTTGAACCAGGTGAGACCATCAAGATTACAGACGGGCCGTTCCTTAACTTTAACGGAGTGATTGAAGAAGTTGATCCGGGTCGCGGCAAACTGAAAGTTTCAGTTTCGATCTTCGGCCGGTCAGCTCCGGTAGAACTTGAATACTGGCAGGCGGACAAAGCGTAA
- the rplK gene encoding 50S ribosomal protein L11, whose translation MAKKEKGMIKLQIPAGAANPAPPVGPALGQHGVNIMEFCKAFNAATQKEAGMIIPVVITVYQDRSFSFITKSPPASALLKKAAAVAKGSGVPNRDKVGKVTRAQVAEIAKIKEADLNASDIDAACRIIAGTARSMGIEVE comes from the coding sequence ATGGCAAAAAAAGAAAAAGGAATGATCAAACTGCAGATTCCGGCCGGAGCGGCCAATCCGGCGCCGCCGGTGGGTCCTGCATTGGGTCAGCACGGCGTGAACATCATGGAGTTTTGCAAGGCCTTCAATGCGGCCACGCAAAAAGAAGCGGGCATGATCATCCCGGTGGTGATTACCGTCTATCAGGATCGTTCGTTCAGTTTTATCACTAAGAGTCCCCCGGCCTCCGCGTTGCTCAAAAAGGCGGCAGCTGTTGCTAAGGGATCAGGAGTTCCGAACCGCGATAAAGTGGGAAAAGTGACCCGCGCGCAGGTGGCGGAGATTGCCAAAATTAAAGAGGCTGATTTAAATGCAAGCGATATTGATGCGGCCTGCCGTATCATCGCCGGCACAGCCCGCAGTATGGGAATTGAGGTTGAATAA
- a CDS encoding 50S ribosomal protein L1, whose product MAKHGKTYTAVKKKVSVEKLYPIEEAIQFIKNNPTAKFDETVEVALRMGVDPTKSDQAIRSTVALPHGTGKDVRVIVFATGSAAEAARTAGAVEAGFEDLLAKVTGGWMDFDIVISTPDAMKEVRKLGKVLGPRGLMPNPKTGTVTDDTATAVKQFKAGRVEFRMDKNGNVMVPFGRRSFAAEALAENFHAVYEAILAAKPASTKGIYIKRCTISSTMGPGLHIDTKESATV is encoded by the coding sequence ATGGCTAAGCACGGAAAAACATATACCGCAGTAAAGAAAAAAGTTTCGGTCGAAAAACTGTATCCAATCGAAGAGGCGATCCAGTTCATCAAAAACAATCCGACCGCAAAATTTGACGAAACCGTTGAAGTGGCTCTGCGAATGGGCGTCGATCCGACCAAATCGGATCAGGCGATTCGCTCGACCGTGGCGCTTCCGCATGGAACGGGTAAAGACGTTCGCGTGATTGTATTTGCTACCGGTTCGGCTGCTGAAGCAGCCCGCACGGCAGGTGCTGTCGAAGCCGGTTTTGAAGATCTTCTGGCCAAAGTAACCGGCGGCTGGATGGATTTTGACATCGTAATTTCCACGCCCGATGCGATGAAGGAAGTCCGCAAGCTCGGTAAAGTTCTCGGCCCGCGCGGTTTGATGCCCAACCCGAAAACCGGAACTGTAACAGACGATACCGCTACTGCCGTTAAGCAGTTCAAGGCGGGTCGCGTTGAATTCCGTATGGATAAGAACGGAAACGTCATGGTGCCGTTTGGCAGACGGTCGTTTGCTGCCGAGGCGCTTGCTGAAAACTTCCACGCCGTATACGAAGCGATTCTAGCTGCCAAACCGGCTTCGACGAAGGGGATTTACATCAAGCGGTGCACGATTTCCAGCACGATGGGGCCGGGGTTGCACATTGACACCAAAGAGTCTGCAACAGTTTAA
- a CDS encoding 50S ribosomal protein L10, whose amino-acid sequence MSKENKKIRPEKQAMYNEVQENVSGALYMLLADYKGMTMPETDAFKKLLRGANARVKVVKNSMLGRISSEMGCGIGNATLAGPTAVIFGSGDVVEVAKILKKFSADKNRPAVKGGVLEGAALSAKDVVALASLPGKKELQAKLVGTLAAPMTQVVGVMNQKVCSLLYVLNAVAEKKEKAA is encoded by the coding sequence ATGAGCAAAGAAAACAAAAAGATCAGACCGGAAAAGCAGGCCATGTATAACGAGGTTCAGGAGAATGTCTCCGGAGCGCTCTATATGTTGCTGGCCGACTACAAAGGCATGACCATGCCTGAAACCGATGCGTTCAAAAAGCTTCTGCGCGGTGCCAATGCCCGGGTGAAGGTTGTAAAGAACAGCATGCTCGGACGCATCAGTAGCGAAATGGGTTGTGGTATTGGAAATGCAACGTTGGCCGGGCCGACCGCCGTAATCTTTGGTTCGGGCGATGTGGTTGAAGTTGCTAAGATTCTGAAGAAATTCTCCGCCGACAAGAATAGGCCGGCGGTCAAAGGCGGTGTGCTGGAAGGCGCCGCTCTTTCGGCAAAGGATGTTGTTGCATTGGCATCGCTGCCTGGCAAGAAAGAGCTGCAGGCCAAGTTGGTCGGCACGCTGGCGGCTCCGATGACGCAGGTTGTTGGTGTGATGAATCAGAAGGTTTGTAGCCTGCTGTATGTACTGAATGCCGTCGCTGAGAAAAAAGAAAAAGCGGCGTAG
- the rplL gene encoding 50S ribosomal protein L7/L12, whose product MAEFVDWIEGISVLELSKLVKALETRLGVSAAAPVAVAAAGGAVAAEAVAEKTEFTVVLTQAGSQKIQVIKELRGVTALGLKEAKDLVDGAPKTVKEGVSKEEAASIKAKLEAAGATIEIK is encoded by the coding sequence ATGGCCGAGTTTGTTGACTGGATTGAAGGCATTTCCGTACTTGAGCTTTCGAAGCTCGTCAAAGCTCTAGAAACCCGTCTGGGCGTTTCTGCAGCAGCTCCGGTCGCAGTTGCGGCAGCGGGCGGCGCGGTAGCAGCCGAAGCGGTTGCTGAGAAGACTGAGTTCACGGTTGTGCTGACGCAGGCTGGTTCGCAGAAGATCCAGGTGATCAAAGAGCTCCGCGGCGTTACCGCCTTGGGTCTCAAAGAAGCTAAGGATCTGGTGGATGGCGCTCCGAAGACGGTCAAAGAAGGCGTCTCCAAGGAAGAAGCTGCATCCATCAAGGCAAAGCTCGAAGCCGCCGGCGCTACCATCGAAATCAAGTAA
- the rpoB gene encoding DNA-directed RNA polymerase subunit beta gives MADRKNFGKLIDVIEAPDLIELQTNSYAEFLQQGVAPSRRKKTGLQAVLGEAFPVESYDGQIALDFASYEIKEPNLSYVEAIKEGETYAAPLYVTFRLRENEDVREDTLFMGEIPLMTERGSFVINGAERVIVSQLHRSPGICFEQTTHANGSLLYSFRIIPDHGSWVETQFDTSDLLYVYLDRKRRRRKFLASTFLRALGYGTDEEIINLYYTIESFQLSKRIGDEAELSNLVLKDDAVDSDSQSVIGRRYDALTLDMIQRMKLAGYKNVEVVNVSWDEGLFMKTIQKDTTRSVDEALKDLYQKLRPGDPPTTASARQMLKRLFFDETRFSLSRVGRYKIQQKLRTKATSLTLDKEDVVEAVRYLINIRMGNGTLDDIDHLGSRRIRTVGELLEGQCRVGLARIQRLVKERMTIFDTTVDRLSSQKLINPKALSAVIKDFFGRSQLSQFMDQTNPLSELTHKRRLSALGPGGLNRDRAGFEVRDVHSSHYGRICPIETPEGPNIGLISSLSTFARINEYGFIISPYRKVEKGRVSDKVESLTADEEENFVIAQANAPLNANGTFQNDRVMVRVRGDFKEVAPSEVQYMDVSPKQVVSIAAGLIPFLEHDDANRALMGSNMQRQAVPLMVSERPFVATGIEGRIARDSRVLILAEEAGKVAYVSADKIIVSKDGEVPVKKKTPKEDYQEYDLRKFMRSNAGTCLNQRPIVKRGEKVKKGQVLADGPATDQGELALGRNVTVAFMPWCGYNFEDAILISQKIVKEDVYTSIHIEEFECGARDTKLGPEEITRDIPNVGEEALKNLTHEGIIQIGAEVKPGDILVGKITPKVETELAPEERLLRAIFGEKAADVRDTSLRAPSGTYGIVMDVKVSSKNKNAKEEPKAKPAADMRKRQKDIEEHYRSSVHELTEDLTEALSNILLGEKIPLDVVNVQSGDVIIPANRKITKTLLRKLAASFEHIEIDPSPIRIKIMSIIDNFRNKFTEAEADKQRSLDRAGSGEEVDEGIVKQVKVYVASKKKLSVGDKMAGRHGNKGVISRILPEEDMPFLPDGTPVEIVLNPLGVPSRMNVGQVLETHLGWACKHLGIHAATPIFDGISEKEIREMLEEAGLPKDGKTMLYDGRTGEAFEQRVVVGTIYMLKLHHLVTEKIHARAVGPYSLVTQQPLGGKAQYGGQRFGEMEVWALEAYGAAHALQEVLTVKSDDLAGRTRIYESIVKGENVLDAGRPESFNVLIKELQGLGLNFEVKKPNTDNVSFTGRI, from the coding sequence ATGGCCGATAGAAAAAACTTTGGAAAACTGATAGACGTAATTGAAGCACCGGATCTCATTGAGCTTCAGACTAATTCCTATGCGGAGTTTCTCCAGCAGGGAGTCGCCCCGTCGCGCCGAAAGAAAACCGGTTTGCAGGCGGTTTTAGGCGAAGCGTTTCCGGTTGAAAGTTATGATGGTCAGATTGCGCTTGATTTCGCCAGTTACGAAATCAAAGAGCCGAATCTGTCGTATGTGGAAGCCATTAAAGAAGGCGAAACCTACGCAGCTCCGCTCTATGTAACGTTTCGGTTGCGCGAAAACGAAGATGTTCGCGAAGACACCTTGTTCATGGGTGAAATTCCTCTGATGACGGAACGCGGTAGTTTTGTGATCAATGGAGCCGAACGCGTTATTGTCAGCCAGTTGCATCGCTCGCCGGGTATCTGCTTCGAGCAGACCACTCACGCAAACGGTTCGCTGCTCTATTCTTTCCGCATCATTCCGGATCATGGTTCATGGGTGGAAACCCAGTTTGACACCTCCGACCTGCTTTATGTCTATCTCGACCGCAAGCGCCGCCGCAGAAAATTTCTTGCGTCAACATTCCTGCGCGCTCTCGGATATGGAACCGACGAAGAAATTATTAATCTCTATTACACAATCGAAAGTTTCCAGCTGAGCAAACGGATCGGCGATGAAGCGGAGCTTTCCAATCTGGTGCTCAAAGACGATGCGGTGGATAGCGACTCTCAGTCCGTTATCGGCCGCCGTTACGATGCGCTCACGCTGGACATGATTCAGCGCATGAAGCTCGCCGGCTATAAGAATGTCGAAGTGGTCAATGTTTCCTGGGACGAAGGTCTTTTCATGAAGACTATCCAGAAGGACACCACCCGTTCAGTCGACGAAGCACTCAAAGACCTTTACCAAAAGTTGCGGCCCGGCGATCCGCCAACTACCGCTTCCGCCCGCCAGATGCTCAAGCGTCTTTTCTTCGACGAAACCCGCTTCAGCCTGAGCCGTGTCGGTCGCTACAAGATTCAGCAAAAGCTGAGAACCAAAGCGACTTCACTGACGCTGGATAAAGAAGACGTTGTGGAAGCTGTCCGCTATCTCATCAATATCCGCATGGGGAATGGCACGCTTGATGACATCGATCATCTGGGAAGCCGTCGCATTCGTACGGTTGGCGAGCTGCTTGAAGGGCAGTGTCGTGTCGGTCTGGCCCGTATTCAGCGGCTGGTCAAAGAACGTATGACGATCTTTGATACGACGGTTGACCGCCTCAGCTCGCAAAAGCTGATTAATCCCAAAGCGCTTTCCGCTGTAATCAAAGATTTCTTTGGTCGCTCGCAGCTCAGCCAGTTCATGGATCAAACCAATCCGTTGTCTGAACTGACGCATAAACGCCGTCTTTCGGCGCTTGGCCCAGGCGGGTTGAATCGCGACCGCGCCGGTTTCGAGGTGCGCGACGTTCACAGTTCGCACTACGGACGTATCTGCCCGATTGAAACACCGGAAGGTCCGAACATCGGTTTGATCTCCTCGTTGAGCACCTTTGCGCGCATCAATGAGTACGGCTTCATCATCTCTCCCTACCGCAAGGTTGAAAAAGGTCGCGTGAGCGACAAGGTCGAATCGCTGACGGCGGATGAAGAAGAAAATTTTGTTATTGCTCAGGCGAACGCTCCGCTCAACGCCAACGGCACTTTCCAGAATGATCGCGTCATGGTTCGTGTTCGCGGCGACTTTAAAGAAGTGGCCCCGTCCGAAGTGCAGTACATGGACGTTTCGCCCAAGCAGGTGGTGAGTATTGCAGCCGGACTGATTCCGTTCCTTGAGCACGACGACGCCAACCGCGCCTTGATGGGCTCGAACATGCAACGTCAGGCTGTTCCGCTGATGGTGTCTGAGCGTCCGTTTGTGGCCACCGGTATTGAAGGGCGTATTGCCCGCGACTCGCGGGTACTGATTCTTGCCGAAGAGGCCGGCAAAGTGGCTTACGTTTCGGCTGATAAGATCATTGTCTCTAAAGACGGTGAAGTGCCGGTCAAAAAGAAGACACCCAAAGAAGACTATCAGGAATACGATCTGCGCAAGTTTATGCGTTCCAACGCAGGCACCTGTCTTAATCAGCGCCCGATTGTCAAACGCGGCGAGAAGGTTAAGAAGGGTCAGGTTCTGGCTGACGGCCCCGCAACGGATCAGGGCGAGCTCGCTCTCGGCCGTAACGTAACCGTAGCCTTCATGCCGTGGTGCGGATATAACTTTGAAGACGCGATTCTGATCAGTCAGAAGATCGTTAAGGAAGATGTCTATACCTCAATCCATATCGAAGAGTTCGAGTGCGGTGCCCGCGACACCAAGCTGGGTCCGGAAGAAATCACCCGCGACATTCCGAATGTCGGCGAAGAGGCTCTCAAGAACCTGACGCACGAAGGAATTATTCAGATCGGTGCGGAAGTGAAGCCCGGCGATATTCTTGTCGGGAAAATTACACCGAAAGTTGAGACCGAGCTGGCTCCTGAAGAACGTCTTCTGCGCGCCATTTTCGGCGAAAAAGCGGCCGACGTTCGCGATACTTCCCTGCGTGCACCTAGCGGCACGTACGGCATCGTGATGGACGTTAAAGTTTCTTCCAAGAATAAGAATGCTAAGGAAGAACCGAAAGCCAAGCCGGCTGCCGACATGCGCAAACGCCAAAAGGACATCGAAGAGCATTATAGGAGTTCGGTTCATGAACTGACTGAAGATCTGACGGAAGCCCTCAGCAATATTCTGCTGGGCGAAAAGATTCCGCTGGATGTGGTGAATGTGCAGTCCGGCGATGTAATCATCCCGGCCAACCGCAAAATCACCAAAACTCTTTTGCGCAAGTTGGCTGCCAGTTTTGAACACATCGAAATCGATCCGAGCCCCATCCGGATCAAGATCATGAGCATCATCGACAACTTCCGCAACAAGTTCACGGAAGCCGAAGCGGACAAGCAGCGTTCACTGGATCGCGCCGGAAGCGGCGAAGAAGTCGACGAAGGCATCGTCAAGCAGGTCAAGGTTTATGTGGCCAGCAAGAAGAAGCTGTCGGTCGGGGACAAGATGGCCGGTCGTCACGGTAATAAAGGTGTTATTTCGCGCATTCTGCCCGAAGAAGACATGCCCTTCCTGCCGGACGGAACACCGGTCGAAATCGTACTGAATCCGCTCGGCGTACCTTCGCGTATGAACGTCGGTCAGGTTCTTGAGACCCATCTTGGCTGGGCCTGTAAACATCTTGGCATCCACGCCGCTACACCGATTTTCGACGGGATTTCGGAAAAAGAAATTCGCGAAATGCTCGAAGAAGCCGGATTGCCCAAAGACGGCAAGACGATGCTCTACGACGGTCGTACCGGCGAAGCATTTGAACAGCGCGTTGTGGTCGGAACCATTTACATGCTCAAACTGCATCACTTGGTAACGGAGAAGATCCACGCCCGTGCCGTCGGTCCGTATTCGCTCGTCACTCAGCAACCGCTGGGCGGCAAGGCGCAGTACGGAGGACAGCGCTTCGGGGAAATGGAAGTGTGGGCGCTGGAAGCCTATGGCGCGGCCCATGCATTACAGGAAGTGCTGACGGTAAAGAGCGATGACCTCGCTGGCCGTACTCGTATTTATGAGTCCATTGTGAAGGGTGAGAACGTACTTGATGCCGGACGTCCGGAATCGTTCAACGTGCTCATCAAGGAACTGCAGGGGCTCGGCTTGAATTTTGAAGTTAAGAAGCCGAACACAGACAATGTTTCGTTCACAGGACGTATTTAA